One genomic region from Microcystis panniformis FACHB-1757 encodes:
- a CDS encoding 16S rRNA (cytosine(967)-C(5))-methyltransferase produces the protein MNNARQLALLILRDIDRSSAYPDRALDRHLSASSLNCLDKALTTEIVYGIMRRQRTLDALLDRLGKKTAAQQPPDLRRIVHIGLYQLRYLSQIPPSAAVNTAVELTKISHLGKLAAVVNGMLRQYLRLTANGDDPLILPENTASRLGILHSFPDWLVQLWLDRFSVTETEQLCQWFNRSPDLDIRINPLKTSREALENELESANITFHHLKLPLACRLTSGLGNIERLEGFRAGNYTLQDISAQLVTYLLDPQPGETIIDACAAPGGKTTHIAELMGDRGRILACDQTASRLRQLEANIKRLDLKAIEIHLGDSRDRPQWHGIADRVLIDAPCSGLGTLHKRPDIRWRQTPENLPVLAKRQGELLASAATWVKPKGILVYATCTLDPLENERVIEQFLAAHPDWKMATPDSNSCFSEYYTETGAIEVLPHRHNQDGFFMAKLVKEVWDEK, from the coding sequence ATGAATAATGCTCGTCAACTGGCTTTGCTGATTTTACGCGATATCGATCGCTCCTCCGCCTATCCCGATCGCGCTCTTGATCGCCATTTGTCCGCTAGTTCCTTAAATTGTCTTGACAAAGCCTTGACAACGGAGATTGTTTATGGTATAATGCGCCGACAAAGAACTTTGGATGCGCTGCTTGATCGCCTGGGGAAAAAAACTGCGGCCCAGCAACCCCCAGATTTACGGCGAATTGTCCATATTGGTCTTTATCAACTGCGTTATCTATCCCAGATTCCCCCATCAGCGGCGGTGAATACGGCGGTAGAATTAACTAAAATCAGTCATTTAGGCAAATTAGCGGCGGTGGTTAACGGAATGCTGCGGCAATATCTCCGTTTAACTGCTAATGGCGACGATCCTTTAATTTTGCCGGAAAATACCGCTTCTAGATTGGGTATTCTCCACAGTTTCCCCGATTGGTTGGTGCAATTGTGGTTAGATCGCTTTAGTGTTACGGAAACGGAACAACTGTGTCAATGGTTTAATCGCTCTCCTGACCTCGATATTCGGATTAATCCCCTGAAAACTAGCCGAGAAGCCCTAGAAAATGAGTTAGAATCAGCCAATATAACTTTTCATCATCTTAAATTACCTCTAGCTTGCCGTTTAACCTCTGGTTTAGGCAATATTGAGCGTTTAGAGGGATTTCGAGCCGGAAATTACACCCTACAGGATATTAGCGCCCAATTAGTCACTTATCTCCTCGATCCCCAGCCCGGAGAGACAATTATCGACGCTTGTGCAGCACCGGGGGGAAAAACCACTCATATTGCCGAATTAATGGGCGATCGGGGTAGAATATTAGCCTGTGATCAAACGGCATCCCGTTTACGACAGTTAGAAGCCAATATTAAAAGATTAGACTTAAAAGCGATCGAAATACATCTAGGGGATAGTCGCGATCGTCCCCAGTGGCACGGCATCGCCGATCGTGTACTAATCGATGCTCCCTGTTCAGGATTGGGAACCCTGCACAAGCGTCCTGATATACGTTGGCGACAAACACCCGAAAATTTACCTGTACTAGCCAAACGACAGGGGGAACTTTTAGCCTCGGCTGCCACTTGGGTAAAACCGAAGGGAATCTTAGTTTATGCCACCTGTACTCTCGATCCGTTAGAAAATGAAAGAGTGATCGAGCAGTTTTTAGCCGCTCATCCCGATTGGAAAATGGCCACTCCTGACTCTAATTCATGCTTCTCAGAATACTATACAGAAACGGGAGCGATCGAAGTGTTACCCCATCGGCATAATCAAGACGGTTTTTTTATGGCTAAGTTAGTCAAGGAAGTGTGGGATGAAAAATAA
- a CDS encoding alpha/beta hydrolase has product MLHGWGADAMDLAPLASMLDLADCQFLFPNAPFDHPQVPGGRAWYALETSDYQGLVASRQQLHDWIISLEATTGIPLERTFLTGFSQGGAMTLDVGLSLPLAGLGSLSGYLHSEPHPQGPQNVLIVHGKQDPVVPITAARQARDLLLGLGVNVEYHELNMGHEIPIPALTILRQFLRNRLETA; this is encoded by the coding sequence ATGCTGCACGGTTGGGGTGCTGATGCCATGGATCTGGCCCCCCTTGCATCGATGCTGGATCTGGCTGATTGTCAATTTTTGTTTCCTAATGCTCCCTTCGATCATCCGCAAGTGCCGGGGGGACGCGCCTGGTATGCGTTAGAAACCTCCGATTATCAAGGTTTAGTCGCTAGTCGTCAACAGTTGCACGATTGGATTATTTCCCTAGAGGCAACTACCGGTATTCCCCTAGAGCGGACTTTTTTGACCGGTTTTTCCCAAGGAGGAGCGATGACGCTGGATGTGGGTTTATCCTTACCCTTGGCGGGATTGGGTTCCTTGAGTGGTTATCTGCACAGTGAACCCCATCCCCAAGGACCACAAAATGTCTTAATTGTTCATGGTAAGCAGGATCCCGTCGTTCCTATCACTGCTGCTCGTCAAGCCAGAGATTTACTGCTTGGTTTGGGGGTTAACGTCGAATATCACGAGTTAAATATGGGCCACGAAATCCCGATTCCGGCGCTGACTATATTACGCCAATTCCTCCGCAATCGTCTGGAAACGGCATGA
- a CDS encoding TerB family tellurite resistance protein, with the protein MKNKQLLKILIGVAWIDGVIQPSERNYLRQVAVREKLDDDPEIKPLLSELKPVKTSECYRWLESYLGDNPSPEIYQDLLTSISTLIYSDDDVDVQEAKLLTKVQSFDPTHDSHRSMLDKLVTGIQKLYHKAITESN; encoded by the coding sequence ATGAAAAATAAACAATTACTGAAAATTCTCATCGGTGTTGCTTGGATTGATGGTGTCATTCAACCATCAGAAAGAAATTATTTACGACAGGTAGCTGTGAGGGAAAAACTTGATGATGATCCGGAGATTAAACCACTATTATCGGAACTAAAACCAGTTAAAACCAGTGAATGTTATCGATGGTTAGAGTCCTATTTAGGCGACAATCCTAGTCCAGAAATCTATCAAGATCTACTAACATCGATTAGCACTTTAATCTATAGCGATGACGACGTGGACGTACAGGAAGCAAAATTATTAACCAAAGTGCAGAGTTTTGATCCGACTCATGATAGCCATCGATCGATGTTAGATAAATTAGTGACGGGAATTCAGAAATTGTACCACAAAGCAATTACTGAAAGTAATTAA
- the clpS gene encoding ATP-dependent Clp protease adapter ClpS — protein sequence MSTEVIEKRSTATIRKPAPRYRVLLHNDDFNSMEYVVQSLMQTIAGMTQPQAVDIMMEAHTNGTALVITCIQEHAEFYCETLKNKGLTSSIEPDE from the coding sequence GTGTCCACAGAAGTCATCGAAAAGCGTTCCACAGCGACAATCCGTAAACCAGCACCGCGTTATCGCGTTTTACTCCACAATGACGACTTTAACTCGATGGAGTATGTGGTTCAGAGTTTAATGCAAACGATCGCCGGTATGACGCAACCCCAAGCAGTTGATATCATGATGGAAGCGCACACTAATGGTACGGCCTTGGTGATTACCTGCATCCAAGAACACGCGGAATTTTACTGTGAAACCTTGAAAAATAAAGGTTTAACCAGCAGTATCGAACCCGATGAATAA
- a CDS encoding tetratricopeptide repeat protein, whose translation MGKSTVNFVGREDELTLIHQQLQTEQGVIVCAVEGLGGIGKTALALEYAKRYQQEYAAQYWLSLRLSGLAEEIVKLAAPYLSLPEILKKESLEKQVYWYWQNWLPQQGKLLLILDDVPNIDRIPDRMLPKDSRIKILVTTRERCLSTEFESIALDVLPLDKCVELLTKIVGTAKVEKEKALVEQICHEILGRLTLAVELVGEYLAKNRHLKFSHLRDKLNLAHTALTKERNHRDYGHLGVAAAIKISWDDLSSAGQKVAMLLSLFAPVAIAWTLLEDTAKSTEITESELEEARGQLDNSHLMQPVDEDYSFYRIHPLVREFFQEKLQAIPQINSLYRCAFVETLLTIAKTIPQTPTREIIAAVTPAIPHLQLVSQTMLDDIPNPEDNLILVFLGVALFYKGQGEYDLAAVPFTKCCEEIQSRLGENHPIVAASLNNLAGLYRCQGRYAEAEPLYKRSVSLIGQLLGENHPSVATSVNNLALLYQCQGRYIEAESLYKHSLSLREQLLGENHLDVAQSLNNLVVLYEYQGRYIEAEPLCKRCLSLIEQLLGENNLYFATILNNLAELYRFQGRYAEAEPLSKRCLSLKEQLLGENHPDVAQSLNNLAFLYQCQGKYAEAELLYKRSLSLREQRLGENHPSVATSLNNLAELYKYQGRYAEAEPLYVRAIAIYQERLGENHPDTPKVRQNFMILLSRLSDEELQ comes from the coding sequence GTGGGCAAAAGTACGGTTAATTTTGTCGGGAGGGAAGATGAGTTAACCTTAATTCATCAGCAATTGCAAACAGAACAAGGGGTGATTGTTTGTGCAGTGGAAGGGTTAGGGGGAATAGGAAAAACCGCTTTAGCTTTGGAATATGCGAAACGATACCAACAGGAATACGCGGCACAATATTGGTTATCCTTACGACTATCGGGTTTAGCAGAAGAAATAGTTAAATTAGCCGCTCCCTATCTATCTTTACCAGAAATATTGAAAAAAGAATCTTTAGAAAAACAAGTGTACTGGTATTGGCAAAATTGGCTACCTCAGCAGGGAAAATTATTATTAATTCTCGATGATGTCCCCAATATCGACCGAATTCCCGATCGAATGTTACCAAAAGATTCTAGGATTAAGATATTAGTCACCACTAGGGAAAGGTGTCTTAGTACGGAATTTGAGTCTATAGCTTTAGATGTTTTACCCTTAGATAAATGTGTAGAGTTATTAACCAAAATTGTTGGCACTGCTAAAGTTGAGAAAGAAAAAGCTTTAGTAGAACAGATTTGTCACGAAATTTTAGGACGCTTAACCTTAGCAGTGGAGTTGGTGGGGGAATATTTAGCAAAAAATCGTCATTTAAAGTTTAGCCATTTACGCGATAAATTAAATTTAGCTCATACTGCTTTAACTAAGGAAAGAAACCACAGAGATTATGGACATTTAGGAGTAGCAGCCGCAATTAAAATCAGTTGGGATGATTTAAGTTCTGCTGGTCAAAAAGTGGCAATGCTGTTGAGTTTATTCGCACCAGTGGCTATTGCTTGGACGTTGCTAGAAGATACGGCAAAATCCACGGAAATTACCGAAAGCGAACTAGAAGAAGCGCGGGGACAATTGGATAATTCTCATCTGATGCAACCCGTGGATGAGGACTATTCTTTTTATCGGATTCATCCCCTCGTGAGAGAATTTTTTCAAGAGAAATTACAGGCAATTCCTCAGATAAATTCTCTTTATCGATGCGCTTTTGTGGAAACTTTGTTAACCATTGCTAAAACTATCCCGCAAACCCCCACAAGGGAGATTATTGCAGCGGTAACTCCCGCAATTCCCCATCTGCAACTTGTCAGTCAAACCATGTTAGATGATATTCCCAACCCGGAAGATAATTTAATTTTGGTGTTTCTTGGGGTAGCTTTGTTTTATAAGGGACAGGGAGAATATGATTTAGCAGCAGTTCCCTTCACAAAATGTTGTGAAGAAATCCAATCTCGCTTAGGAGAAAACCATCCAATTGTTGCTGCCAGTCTCAATAATTTAGCAGGATTATACCGCTGCCAAGGCAGATACGCAGAAGCGGAACCCTTGTATAAGCGCTCCGTTTCTCTGATAGGACAGCTATTAGGAGAAAACCATCCTAGTGTTGCTACCAGTGTCAATAATTTAGCACTCTTATATCAATGCCAAGGCAGATACATAGAAGCAGAATCGTTGTATAAGCACTCCCTTTCTCTAAGGGAACAGCTATTAGGAGAAAACCATCTCGATGTTGCACAAAGTCTCAATAATTTAGTAGTGCTATACGAATACCAAGGCAGATACATAGAAGCGGAACCCTTGTGTAAGAGATGCCTTTCTCTGATAGAACAGCTATTAGGAGAAAACAATCTCTATTTTGCTACCATTCTCAATAATTTAGCGGAATTATACCGCTTCCAAGGCAGATACGCAGAAGCGGAACCCTTGTCTAAGAGATGCCTTTCTCTGAAAGAACAGCTATTAGGAGAAAACCATCCCGATGTTGCACAAAGTCTCAATAATTTAGCTTTTTTGTACCAATGCCAAGGCAAATACGCAGAAGCGGAACTGTTGTATAAGCGCTCCCTTTCTCTGCGGGAACAGCGATTAGGAGAAAACCATCCTAGTGTTGCTACCAGTCTCAATAATTTAGCAGAATTATACAAATACCAAGGCAGATACGCAGAAGCGGAACCGTTGTATGTGAGAGCTATTGCTATTTATCAAGAAAGATTAGGAGAAAATCATCCCGATACCCCAAAAGTAAGGCAAAATTTTATGATTCTGTTGTCGCGATTATCCGATGAAGAATTACAGTAA
- a CDS encoding CPBP family intramembrane glutamic endopeptidase, with protein MNKRLRVIATYPVPLRLGIFILLLLFLWLPIALPLYHFFATNANLVSILTLSVLYLEFLGLSHWWGRTIYGDEGLADYGLIWRRKTPIELINGLAIGLFFTFSLFLSQAFLGWLNFLPANPQISKIILEGFLVALAVGFAEELLFRGWLLGELEKDYRPAIALVISALIFALAHFIKPLAEIIRIFPQFPALVLLGLILGWAKRACGGSLGKSIGLHGGLIWAYYILNVGQLIKYTGTVPDWLTGIDKNPLAGVMGLLFLTILAIWIRKKAVLSER; from the coding sequence ATGAATAAAAGATTGCGGGTAATTGCCACTTACCCAGTCCCCCTGCGACTGGGAATTTTTATTTTGCTCTTACTTTTTCTCTGGTTGCCGATCGCACTTCCCCTCTATCACTTTTTTGCCACTAATGCTAATCTGGTCTCAATTTTGACCCTTTCTGTTCTCTATCTGGAATTTTTGGGGTTATCCCATTGGTGGGGACGGACAATTTATGGTGATGAGGGATTAGCCGATTATGGGTTGATTTGGCGAAGAAAAACGCCGATCGAGTTAATTAACGGGTTAGCGATCGGTTTATTTTTCACTTTCTCGCTTTTTCTGTCCCAAGCGTTCCTAGGTTGGTTAAATTTCTTACCCGCAAATCCCCAGATCAGCAAAATCATCCTGGAGGGGTTTTTAGTCGCTTTAGCGGTGGGTTTTGCCGAAGAATTGCTATTTCGGGGCTGGTTACTGGGAGAATTAGAAAAGGATTATCGTCCTGCTATCGCTCTAGTGATTAGTGCCTTAATTTTCGCGCTTGCTCACTTTATTAAACCTTTAGCCGAAATTATCCGCATTTTTCCCCAATTTCCTGCCTTAGTCCTCCTAGGATTGATTCTCGGTTGGGCAAAACGCGCCTGTGGTGGTAGTTTGGGTAAAAGTATCGGTCTGCACGGGGGTTTAATCTGGGCATACTATATATTAAATGTGGGTCAGTTAATTAAATACACTGGTACTGTTCCCGATTGGTTAACTGGAATCGATAAAAATCCTTTAGCGGGAGTGATGGGTTTACTTTTCCTGACAATTCTCGCTATCTGGATCAGAAAAAAAGCAGTTTTGAGTGAACGATAA